A stretch of DNA from Echeneis naucrates chromosome 3, fEcheNa1.1, whole genome shotgun sequence:
TGTTGAAAATGTAGTGAATGCCGAttaatgtctgaaatgttttgtgCTCTTTAAGCAGAGTGGAATTATATGTTCCATACCGCcatttttcaccatttcataGAACGAAATGTTCcaaacaagcttttttttttttaaatgcatttctgGCCTCACAAGCTGAAAAgtatgaaaataatattcaaaTACCAGCTGCACAAATGCTTTAAACTGTTGATTTGCAGACTATAACTCATTCCACAAAGATTAtgcaaattacacacaaatgtaatgCATTTGCCTTTCAACAGTCCCACAACAATGGTGCATATAGTGCAAAGATACAActtaaacaaacactgaaagtaTCTCAAACAGGCATGAACTAAAAAGATACACTTTATTTGAAACAGGCAGGGGACATTTTtgtacaaaaatacacaactgttACGTAGATGTTTTGTGTCAAGAATTGTTCATCTTTGTCCTGCTGCTTACACCACTGATGCTCATCTGCATGCTGCACCAACGTGGGACAACCGCTAACTTGCTCAGACATAATTTCACAGAGTAAAATGACAAATCCGACAAGCAATGTCATTTCCATAGGGAAGAAAGTAGGATCCTAGATTCTTGAGTATTGACAAAAATGATAGATCCCTTCTCATAAATATCAGGAAGAATGCTGAACATGGGATGTTCTTGAAACACTTGAGTTGAATTCATTTCCGACTTCATTCTTTACTTGGACTTGGTACTACTTTTCCCAGCTTCATCCGctttcttctgcttctgctgcattATCTCAGCATCCCTTGAGGAGATTTCAAGAGAGAATACACTTCATGTTTACCTACAATCAAACCTCTGGCAAAAATATCACATTAGCAGTAGATCTGTTGTACtactttttcaactttttttgttgtagttgaAACCACACAAATGCATGAAAGCATGTTGAGCttgcagcaacaacaacaaaaaaaaatcccactttaTTTGTGAGCCTCTGGTGTCTTCAGACTGCTGCCTACCTCTGCTTCCTTGCAGCAGCGGACAGTCCATCGTCTCCCCTCTTCCCTTTACTGGTTTCATTCTGCTTCTTGGCATTCTTCTGCCGTGCAAGTTCGCGTTGGTTTCCCCCTGCAAgtaaagacagaagagagagagaagggggggggctGAGAATTACCCTTTAAATGGCTTTAAACGCCAAATGCAACAAAAGAGCAGGCAGGGGCATTAAGTGTCAACCAGGCTGACAGTGTGTACAGTAAATACGACTTCAGAGGTGAGGCCGGTTGAAAACCAGCGAGCAGCGACGTGGCAGGGGGGCGCTCCAGAGCAGCTTCATGCCCGGGACAGCAGCACTCCTCTACCGCCAGTCAGGTAAATACGGACCAGCACCGAAGGCAGAGCCGCAGCTAGGAGAGCTAAAATGACTTACTACTTCACCAGCTTATCATCCCGAACACCGCGGAGGCAGATTTCACGTCCAAACGCCGCCGCGCCGCGTCTGTGCCGACTGTAGGCCGAGGATCAGACTAATAGCTGGACGACCCGTCCGTGTTGACAAACGCACAACGTACACACAAAGCCGAACAGCTACGTGACTCCAACAACACGCTTAGTCCAGATACATCTAATAGTTCCGCTTGCttcaggtctctgtgtgtgcttaAAAAACCCTACAACATTAATGCTCTTAAAATAACGTTATGGGATTTGTTATTTAGCCCCCCAACCCCTCACTCAGCAAATAGCCGGAACCCGGCGTTGGCTACCGAGCGGAAGAAAACAACGAGCACAGACGACATGCAATCGAGTGAAGTACATGGATGCCTTACAGTCAAAATATAGGTCGATACCCACTGGTCATTGTAATAACGGACGCTTCTTCCGCCTGAGATCCAGAAAAGCTCAGCCACAGGGCCGCTGGCTCCCTCCTCGTCTCCCCAGTCGTTGTCTCTGCTCCGGTTTCGCCTCTCTGCGGCGGCCGACGGTACTTCCGGTCGAGAGCCAGAACATTCCGTCTCCCTGGGCGATCACTGCGCATGCGCCGGATGCTTCGGTTTGACAAGATCAACTGGAAAGcacgaaaaaacaaaataataatcttAAGTTAAAGCTTAGAttattgttgttggtgttttagAGAAAGAGGCTTGGTGCTTTTGGACGCAGCTCCAGTTTTATCATACAGTTTGGAATGGTGGttctgggttcgattcccaggcctgaggGCTTTCTGTTCTTCCTGCGCATGCGTGGGTTCCCCCGGGTTCTCCAGCTTAGACAGATATTGATcgattaatttattttattgattcaaAGATTCAAATTCTTATTTGACAAATACACTTAATATAGAATTATCCAGCTAAAGATAGAGCATTTTGAAGTGTGAcaaatatgtaattttttttaagtcttcttTTTTAGGGGTTTAGTccttttttaagtttaagtcCAATTTAAGTTGTGAGTTTCCACAGCACAGTTGTGTAATTTATTGGACCCAGACTGTCCTCCTAGTAATAATAGCCTATTACAGACGAAAAGACCTTAAAGTTAGATTGTAGATAAGCAGAGATATGATTTGCACTTTCAGCAGAAGACATTGAGAGAGTTCCTGTGTCAAACTGTAAGCATACATCTTTCTGAAGACTTAAAATCAAATAAGACCGAATAACAATGAATACACGTATTTGTGAGTGGATACACATATTTGCATTGATtataaaaatcaaaagcaaatttAATTTGCTTTCAGACTGAATGCATTTGTTACTCGCTCTCATCTGACACTTATTTAAATACGTAATGTACAGTAATGCTGGATAGCCAGCAGGTGGCAGACCTAGACAACCAATAAACTGTGAGCAgccaatcattcattcattcattcattcgttcatcttttactgcttaaC
This window harbors:
- the serf2b gene encoding small EDRK-rich factor 2, whose translation is MTRGNQRELARQKNAKKQNETSKGKRGDDGLSAAARKQRDAEIMQQKQKKADEAGKSSTKSK